One Cryomorphaceae bacterium 1068 DNA window includes the following coding sequences:
- the pssA gene encoding CDP-diacylglycerol--serine O-phosphatidyltransferase: MYLKSQIPNLLTLSNLLSGVLSLFFCSQNQPEIAAWLILAGAGFDFFDGLAARALGVSGELGKQLDSLADMVSFGVAPVFLALQFNGVFGKELLLNWKALALFIPILMGAFSAYRLGKFNIDTRQATGFIGLPTPANALFWVSIALVGTGGLIELEPLNSGLTNFKESTGLIAFASVLLGILMVSEIPLLALKFSGESGGNKSKIALIAIGLTLFILFGFSSIPIVLLLYFILSLITK, from the coding sequence ATGTATTTGAAATCTCAAATTCCCAATTTACTTACGCTGAGCAATTTATTGTCGGGCGTTTTGTCTTTGTTTTTTTGTTCTCAAAATCAACCCGAAATAGCCGCTTGGCTAATCCTTGCAGGAGCGGGTTTTGATTTCTTTGATGGACTGGCTGCAAGGGCATTAGGCGTAAGTGGCGAATTGGGAAAGCAGTTGGACTCCTTGGCTGATATGGTCAGCTTTGGTGTAGCGCCTGTATTTTTGGCACTTCAATTTAATGGAGTTTTCGGGAAAGAATTGCTGCTCAATTGGAAAGCTTTGGCTCTGTTCATTCCCATTTTAATGGGGGCATTTTCAGCTTATCGACTCGGGAAATTTAATATTGACACTCGACAAGCTACAGGTTTTATCGGCTTGCCCACTCCTGCCAATGCACTTTTTTGGGTGAGCATCGCCTTAGTCGGCACCGGAGGACTTATTGAATTGGAGCCGCTCAATTCAGGCCTGACCAACTTTAAAGAATCGACGGGATTGATTGCTTTTGCCTCAGTCCTATTAGGAATTTTAATGGTTTCAGAGATTCCACTACTGGCCTTGAAGTTTTCTGGAGAATCGGGCGGCAACAAATCCAAAATTGCCTTAATAGCAATAGGTCTCACCTTATTTATCCTATTTGGGTTTTCATCCATCCCGATTGTGCTACTTTTGTATTTCATACTTTCTTTAATTACGAAATAA